The Nodosilinea sp. PGN35 genomic interval GACTACAGAATCGACCTGTGCTTTGACCTATAACGGTTTTGAGAAAATGTATACAGTACACCGTATGCATCTAATGTCGCATTTGGAGTGGGTTTGGTCAAGGCGACAGTCACTGGGGGAATGAGCAGGTTTTGGTTAAGCTCTGCTGCGCACGGCGACGACAAGTTTTTGTTTGTATCTGAGTGAACAAAAAAACTTGTTGAGGGTTGTAATCCTTTGTTAGGTCGTGAAAACCAAACATTTTATAAAAACCATTTTTGGAGGGTACATGGCACAGGCAGACTACGACAGTACCGTTGAGCAGGAGGTGGCCGCAAACACAATTGCGTTCCAGTCTGAACTGCTCTACGGCCTCAACGACAAACCGCCCGTAGGGGAAGCAATTTTTGTTGCCATTCAGCACGTGCTGGCCTCGTTTGTTGGCATCATCACGCCCGGTTTGCTGATCTGTGCAGCCCTGGGCGTCAGTCCTGAAGACACCGGCATCATCGTCAGCATGTCGCTGTTTGCCAGCGGCATTTGCACCTTTATTCAATGCCGCAAGTTTGGGCCCATTGGCTCGGGGCTGCTGAGTCTCCAGGGCACTAGCTTTGCGTTTTTAGGCCCTGTAATTGGGGTTGGCACGGCGGCTGTTGCCAGCGGCAGCACCCCTGAACAGGCCCTGGCGCTCATCTTTGGGGTGTGCTTCTTTGGCTCTGCGGTTGAGATTATTCTGAGCCGGTTTTTACACCTGCTTCAGCAGATTATTACCCCTGTAGTCACGGGTACGGTGGTGATGATCATTGGTCTGAGTTTGATCAAGACTGGGTTTTTTAGCCTCTCGGGGGGGGCTGCCGCCATCCAAAACGAGACCTATGGCAGTACCCAAAACTTGGCTCTAGGGGGCCTGGTGCTGGCGATTGTGGTGTTTTTAACCCTGTCGCAAAACCGCTTTTTGAGAATGGGGGCGATCGCCATTGGTCTGGTAGTGGGCTACATCATTTCCATTGCCCTGGGACTGGTTAACTTTAGCTCCCTCAGCAGTCTGCCGCTGATTCGCCTGCCCATACCGCTGCGCTATGGCCTAGACTTCAACTTCGCCGCCTTTGCACCCTTCATTTTGCTCTACGTCATTACCGCCATTGAGACCATTGGTGACCTGACGGCCACTTCAGCAGTTTCCGGCGAGCCGGTTTCGGGATCTGTCTACTTCCGTCGCATCAAGGGCGGCGTGTTAGGGGACGGCGTGAACTCAGCCATTGCCGCCGTGTTCAACACGTTTCCCAACACCACCTTTAGCCAAAACAACGGGGTGATTCAAATGACCGGGGTGGGCAGTCGCTACGTGGGCTTCTACGTAGCCGGTATCTTCGTCATTCTGGGGCTAATTCCCCTGGTTGGCGGCATCTTTCAGGTAATTCCTCAGCCGGTTTTAGGGGGGGCAACGCTAGTCATGTTCGGCTCCATTGCTGTGGCAGGGCTCAACATCGTCGCCTCAACCGGCCTCGATCGCCGCACTAGCGTAATCGTGGCGGTTTCTTTGGCCGTGGGGCTTGGGGTTGTCTATGCTCCCGAGGTGCTGGCCGACAAACCCGCGCTGATTAAAAACGTGTTCTCGTCAGGGATTTCTACCGGTGGTCTGGCGGCCATTTTGTTGAACATCATCCTGCCG includes:
- a CDS encoding uracil-xanthine permease family protein, whose protein sequence is MAQADYDSTVEQEVAANTIAFQSELLYGLNDKPPVGEAIFVAIQHVLASFVGIITPGLLICAALGVSPEDTGIIVSMSLFASGICTFIQCRKFGPIGSGLLSLQGTSFAFLGPVIGVGTAAVASGSTPEQALALIFGVCFFGSAVEIILSRFLHLLQQIITPVVTGTVVMIIGLSLIKTGFFSLSGGAAAIQNETYGSTQNLALGGLVLAIVVFLTLSQNRFLRMGAIAIGLVVGYIISIALGLVNFSSLSSLPLIRLPIPLRYGLDFNFAAFAPFILLYVITAIETIGDLTATSAVSGEPVSGSVYFRRIKGGVLGDGVNSAIAAVFNTFPNTTFSQNNGVIQMTGVGSRYVGFYVAGIFVILGLIPLVGGIFQVIPQPVLGGATLVMFGSIAVAGLNIVASTGLDRRTSVIVAVSLAVGLGVVYAPEVLADKPALIKNVFSSGISTGGLAAILLNIILPGRPKVKVEAVPELSEA